The following are encoded together in the Pseudomonas xantholysinigenes genome:
- a CDS encoding LysR family transcriptional regulator — protein sequence MNLRFLETFVWVARLKSFRLTAEKLFTTQASVSSRIAALEADLGVKLLLRDSRGVSLTPEGGKVLEYAERMLDTAKAMKQSLDSDRAKTGRIRLGVMDTVIHTWMSALVADLGERYPQIEIELVADTALNLREQLQKGFLDVILQTDLLREQSIRSLDLARYPMGWLVATGSPQHRAYASLADLARERIVTFSKNSRPHQEVLSLLQGAGADAPRLNCVNSVAAITRLLRDGFGIGALPPALVDGELSRGELVLLAGLQPPPSLELVVAWQTGVALVDEVVGVCRQVLERYARDVGEQRIVLV from the coding sequence ATGAACCTTCGATTCCTCGAAACCTTCGTCTGGGTCGCCCGGCTCAAAAGCTTTCGCCTCACGGCCGAGAAGCTGTTCACCACCCAGGCGTCGGTGTCCAGCCGTATCGCCGCGCTGGAGGCCGACCTGGGGGTCAAGCTGCTGCTGCGCGACTCGCGCGGCGTCAGCCTGACGCCCGAGGGCGGCAAGGTGCTGGAATACGCCGAGCGCATGCTCGACACGGCCAAGGCCATGAAACAGTCGCTGGACAGCGACCGGGCCAAGACCGGGCGCATCCGCCTGGGGGTGATGGACACCGTCATCCATACCTGGATGAGCGCGCTGGTGGCCGACCTGGGTGAACGCTACCCACAGATCGAGATCGAGCTGGTGGCCGACACCGCGCTGAACCTGCGCGAGCAGCTGCAAAAGGGCTTTCTCGATGTGATCCTGCAGACCGACCTGCTGCGCGAGCAATCGATCCGCAGCCTGGACCTGGCCCGCTACCCCATGGGCTGGCTGGTCGCCACCGGCTCGCCGCAACATCGCGCCTACGCCTCCCTGGCGGACCTAGCCCGTGAGCGGATCGTCACCTTCTCGAAGAATTCCCGACCGCACCAGGAAGTACTCAGCCTGTTGCAAGGCGCTGGGGCTGATGCGCCGCGGTTGAACTGCGTGAACTCGGTGGCGGCGATCACCCGGCTGTTGCGCGATGGCTTCGGTATCGGCGCCCTGCCGCCAGCCCTGGTGGACGGCGAATTGAGCCGTGGCGAACTGGTGTTGCTCGCCGGCCTGCAACCGCCGCCAAGCCTGGAGCTGGTGGTGGCCTGGCAGACCGGGGTAGCGCTGGTGGACGAGGTGGTGGGGGTTTGTCGGCAGGTGCTGGAGCGCTATGCGCGGGATGTGGGTGAGCAGCGGATTGTGTTGGTCTGA
- a CDS encoding DUF2937 family protein: MFRSYLRLLLFTFGLLAGIQVPGLVKDYSQRVEAHLLESRQALDGFRQTAQRFFNGDLQALVRHYRSSDDPVFNSDANSIDSLLIRNQALEHEWQALQGSWLSRTWHVLVQPEPTLRDETLKGYSYQILLVPEAIGWGIGAGFVLAFVVESLLLLVGWVILGGRRKAVKESWR; this comes from the coding sequence ATGTTCAGAAGTTACCTGCGCTTGCTTTTGTTCACCTTCGGCCTGCTGGCCGGTATCCAGGTGCCCGGGCTGGTCAAGGACTACAGCCAGCGGGTCGAGGCGCACCTGCTCGAGTCGCGCCAGGCGCTCGATGGTTTCCGCCAGACCGCGCAACGTTTCTTCAATGGCGACCTGCAGGCGCTGGTGCGGCACTACCGCAGCAGTGACGACCCGGTCTTCAACAGCGATGCCAACAGCATCGACAGCCTGTTGATCCGCAACCAGGCGCTGGAGCATGAATGGCAGGCCCTGCAGGGCTCGTGGCTGAGCCGCACCTGGCACGTGCTGGTGCAGCCGGAACCGACGTTGCGCGACGAGACGCTCAAGGGCTACAGCTACCAAATTCTGCTGGTGCCCGAAGCGATCGGCTGGGGCATTGGCGCCGGCTTCGTGCTGGCGTTCGTGGTCGAGAGCCTATTGTTGCTAGTGGGTTGGGTGATCCTCGGCGGGCGGCGCAAGGCGGTCAAAGAGAGCTGGCGTTAA
- a CDS encoding class II glutamine amidotransferase: MCELLGMSANVPTDIVFSFTGLMQRGGRTGPHRDGWGIGFYEGRGLRLFQDPAASSESEVANLVQRYPIKSEVVIGHIRQANVGKVCLSNTHPFVRELWGRNWCFAHNGQLGDFSGRRTFYRPIGDTDSEAAFCDLLNRVREAFPEPVEVEQLLPVLVEACAEYRGKGVFNCLLSDGDWLFCFCSTKLVHITRRAPFGPARLKDVDLIVDFHTETTPNDVVTVIATEALTENETWQRYAPGQWALWRHGECVAHGQS, from the coding sequence ATGTGCGAACTGCTGGGTATGAGCGCCAACGTCCCCACCGACATCGTCTTCAGCTTCACCGGCCTGATGCAGCGTGGTGGCCGCACCGGGCCGCACCGCGACGGTTGGGGCATCGGCTTCTACGAAGGCCGTGGCCTGCGCCTGTTCCAGGACCCGGCGGCGAGCAGCGAGTCGGAAGTGGCCAACCTGGTGCAGCGCTACCCGATCAAGAGCGAAGTGGTCATTGGCCATATCCGCCAGGCCAACGTCGGCAAGGTCTGCCTGTCCAACACCCACCCGTTCGTGCGCGAGCTGTGGGGACGCAACTGGTGCTTCGCGCACAACGGCCAGCTGGGCGATTTCAGCGGCCGGCGCACCTTCTACCGGCCGATTGGCGACACCGACAGCGAGGCCGCGTTCTGCGACCTGCTCAACCGCGTGCGCGAAGCCTTCCCGGAACCGGTCGAGGTCGAGCAACTGCTGCCGGTACTGGTCGAGGCTTGCGCCGAGTACCGCGGCAAGGGCGTGTTCAACTGCCTACTCAGCGATGGCGACTGGCTGTTCTGCTTCTGCTCGACCAAGCTGGTGCACATCACCCGCCGCGCGCCGTTTGGCCCGGCACGCCTGAAGGATGTCGACCTGATCGTCGACTTTCATACCGAAACCACCCCCAATGATGTGGTCACGGTGATCGCCACCGAGGCCTTGACCGAGAACGAGACCTGGCAGCGCTACGCGCCGGGGCAATGGGCCCTGTGGCGTCACGGTGAGTGCGTCGCCCACGGGCAGAGCTAA
- a CDS encoding MFS transporter has translation MTEHDYTLAWGLYAVAALGCLLVGFKLTGWMWRWLREPLRVIIAVLLFAPTIVDPVKESFAPAIAITALDVAFKVGNNAWRAASDLAMYGMLAFALYIVFVLIRWPLEKRARERRAQREAAAQRQQQDDDEAKAEAPMAANRQDRYRDEPPAAPVRRAGPGQGRVEPRL, from the coding sequence ATGACCGAACACGACTATACCCTCGCCTGGGGCCTGTACGCCGTTGCCGCCCTGGGCTGCCTGCTGGTGGGCTTCAAGCTGACCGGCTGGATGTGGCGCTGGCTGCGTGAGCCGTTGCGGGTGATCATCGCCGTGCTGCTGTTTGCCCCGACCATCGTCGACCCGGTCAAGGAAAGCTTCGCCCCGGCCATTGCCATCACCGCGCTGGACGTCGCCTTCAAGGTCGGCAACAACGCCTGGCGCGCCGCTTCGGACCTGGCCATGTACGGCATGCTCGCCTTTGCCCTGTACATCGTCTTCGTGCTGATCCGCTGGCCGTTGGAAAAGCGCGCCCGCGAGCGTCGCGCCCAGCGCGAGGCCGCGGCCCAACGCCAGCAGCAGGACGACGACGAGGCCAAGGCCGAGGCGCCGATGGCCGCCAACCGCCAGGACCGCTACCGCGACGAGCCGCCAGCCGCCCCGGTGCGCCGCGCCGGCCCCGGCCAGGGCCGGGTCGAGCCACGTCTGTAA
- a CDS encoding S9 family peptidase: MPIKPPVARQEHANDPYAWLQQRDTPEVLAYLEAENAYQQAVLADQAPLREQLFEEIKGRILETDLSLPSPWGPYLYYTRTTAGDEYPRHYRCPRPADDSNTVDESREQLLLDPNALANGGFLALGAFNVSPDHRLLAYSLDTSGDEIYTLYVKDLASGTLTTLPFDDCDGSLTWANDSQTLFFAELDDTHRPWRLRRHTLGEADARTVFEEPDGRFFLHCYRASSERQLVLLLNSKTTSEAWVLDAATPQADFTCLAPRVEGHEYFPDHGQLDGDWRWFIRSNQDGINFALFHAPADKVPTRAQWQVLVAHRDDIMLEGVSLNASALSLSLREGGLPIIEVRPQGLPAYRVELPDAAYSLYVQDSLEFASPRIRLRYEALNRPAQVRQLELATGAQQVLKQTPVLGAFDADDYISQRLWAVAKDGTRVPISLVRRRADEGKCVPLYLYGYGAYGESLDPWFSHARLSLLERGVAFAIAHVRGGGELGEAWYRAGKQEHKHNTFDDFIACAEHLIAEGVTSRDRLAISGGSAGGLLMGAVLNLRPELFRCAIAEVPFVDVLNTMLDPDLPLTVTEYDEWGNPEEPKVYARIKAYAPYENVKAQGYPAMLVIAGYNDSRVQYWEAAKWVARLRTRKTDNNLLLLKTEMGAGHGGMSGRYQGLRDVALEYAFVFNELGVV; encoded by the coding sequence ATGCCAATCAAGCCCCCTGTCGCGCGCCAGGAGCACGCCAACGATCCCTACGCCTGGCTGCAGCAGCGCGACACCCCTGAGGTCCTGGCCTACCTGGAAGCGGAAAACGCCTACCAGCAAGCTGTCCTGGCCGACCAGGCGCCACTGCGCGAACAGCTGTTCGAGGAGATCAAGGGCCGCATCCTCGAAACCGACCTGTCGCTGCCCTCGCCCTGGGGTCCGTACCTCTACTACACCCGCACCACCGCCGGCGACGAGTATCCGCGCCACTACCGCTGCCCGCGCCCGGCCGACGACAGCAACACGGTGGACGAAAGCCGCGAGCAACTGCTGCTCGACCCCAACGCCCTGGCAAACGGCGGCTTCCTGGCGCTGGGCGCGTTCAACGTCAGCCCCGATCACCGCCTGCTGGCCTACAGCCTCGACACCAGCGGCGACGAGATCTACACCCTGTACGTCAAGGACCTGGCCAGCGGCACGCTGACCACCCTGCCCTTCGACGACTGCGACGGCAGCCTGACCTGGGCCAACGACAGCCAGACGCTGTTCTTCGCCGAATTGGACGACACCCACCGCCCGTGGCGCCTGCGCCGCCATACCCTCGGTGAGGCCGATGCCCGCACGGTGTTCGAGGAGCCTGATGGGCGCTTCTTCCTGCACTGCTACCGCGCCAGCTCCGAACGCCAGCTGGTGCTGCTGCTCAACAGCAAGACCACCAGCGAGGCCTGGGTGCTGGATGCCGCCACCCCGCAGGCCGACTTCACCTGCCTGGCGCCACGGGTCGAAGGCCACGAATACTTCCCCGACCATGGCCAGCTCGATGGCGACTGGCGCTGGTTCATCCGCAGTAACCAGGATGGCATCAACTTTGCCCTGTTCCATGCGCCAGCGGACAAGGTACCGACCCGCGCGCAGTGGCAGGTGCTGGTAGCGCACCGCGACGACATCATGCTCGAAGGAGTCAGCCTCAATGCCTCGGCGCTGTCGCTGAGCCTGCGCGAAGGTGGCCTGCCGATCATCGAGGTGCGCCCCCAGGGGCTGCCGGCCTATCGCGTCGAGTTGCCGGACGCGGCCTATAGCCTCTACGTGCAGGACAGCCTTGAGTTCGCCAGCCCCCGCATCCGCCTGCGCTACGAGGCACTCAACCGCCCGGCCCAGGTGCGCCAGCTGGAGCTTGCCACGGGGGCTCAGCAAGTGCTCAAGCAAACCCCGGTGCTGGGTGCGTTCGATGCCGACGACTACATCAGCCAGCGCCTGTGGGCGGTGGCCAAGGATGGCACGCGGGTGCCGATCAGCCTGGTGCGCCGCCGCGCCGACGAAGGCAAGTGCGTGCCGCTGTATCTCTATGGCTACGGCGCCTACGGCGAAAGCCTCGACCCGTGGTTCTCCCACGCCCGCCTGAGCCTGCTGGAGCGCGGCGTGGCCTTCGCCATCGCCCACGTGCGCGGCGGCGGCGAACTGGGCGAAGCCTGGTATCGGGCCGGCAAGCAGGAACACAAGCACAATACCTTCGACGACTTCATCGCCTGCGCCGAGCACCTGATCGCCGAGGGCGTGACCAGCCGCGATCGCCTGGCCATCAGCGGCGGCAGCGCCGGTGGCCTGCTGATGGGCGCGGTGCTCAACCTGCGCCCGGAACTGTTCCGCTGCGCCATCGCCGAAGTGCCGTTCGTCGACGTGCTCAACACCATGCTCGACCCCGACCTGCCGCTGACCGTCACCGAGTACGACGAATGGGGCAATCCCGAGGAGCCGAAGGTGTACGCACGGATCAAGGCCTACGCACCGTATGAAAACGTCAAGGCCCAGGGCTACCCGGCCATGCTGGTGATCGCCGGCTACAACGACAGCCGCGTGCAGTACTGGGAAGCGGCCAAATGGGTGGCGCGTCTGCGCACGCGCAAGACCGACAACAATCTGCTGCTGCTCAAGACCGAAATGGGCGCCGGCCACGGCGGCATGAGCGGGCGCTACCAGGGGCTGCGCGACGTGGCGTTGGAGTATGCGTTCGTCTTCAATGAGCTGGGCGTGGTGTAA
- a CDS encoding cyclic nucleotide-binding domain-containing protein: MPDAQHLTAEIRDMLMDCGLFDSLPPGDFQAAAGYFAIATMSEGQIIFTEGDAGTFMCILHRGQVSVRKTDGSGALVEIATLRKGRAFGEMAVLDGERRSATCVAASDCQLLTLGKDSLEKMLHEAPRIAARIIRALAVALSRRLRMQDGQRLSQQV, from the coding sequence ATGCCCGACGCCCAGCACCTCACCGCCGAAATCCGCGACATGCTCATGGACTGCGGCCTGTTCGACAGCCTGCCGCCCGGCGACTTCCAGGCCGCCGCCGGTTACTTCGCCATCGCCACGATGAGCGAGGGCCAGATCATCTTCACCGAAGGCGACGCTGGCACCTTCATGTGTATCCTCCACCGCGGCCAAGTCTCGGTACGCAAGACCGACGGCAGCGGCGCCTTGGTAGAGATCGCCACACTGCGCAAGGGCCGCGCCTTCGGCGAGATGGCCGTGCTCGACGGCGAGCGCCGCTCGGCCACCTGCGTGGCCGCCAGCGATTGCCAACTGCTGACCCTGGGCAAGGATTCGCTGGAAAAGATGCTCCACGAAGCGCCACGCATCGCCGCGCGAATCATTCGCGCCCTGGCCGTGGCGCTGTCCAGGCGCTTGCGCATGCAGGACGGTCAGCGCCTGTCGCAACAGGTCTAG
- a CDS encoding YajD family HNH nuclease — protein MSSTSDATARLDRILADAKRDKEMGYRDKALKMYPHVCGRCTREFSGKRLSELTVHHRDHNHDNNPQDGSNWELLCLYCHDNEHARYTDQQYFSEGSLSTPKVAVATHNPFAGLAALMKKD, from the coding sequence ATGAGCTCCACCTCCGACGCCACCGCCCGCCTCGACCGCATCCTCGCCGACGCCAAGCGCGACAAGGAAATGGGCTACCGCGACAAGGCGCTGAAGATGTATCCCCACGTCTGTGGCCGCTGCACCCGTGAGTTCTCCGGCAAGCGTCTGTCGGAGCTGACCGTGCACCACCGCGACCACAACCACGACAACAACCCGCAGGACGGCTCCAACTGGGAGCTGCTGTGCTTGTACTGCCACGACAACGAGCATGCCCGTTACACCGACCAGCAGTATTTCAGCGAAGGCTCGCTGAGCACGCCGAAGGTTGCCGTGGCTACCCACAACCCCTTCGCCGGCCTGGCTGCGCTGATGAAGAAGGACTGA
- a CDS encoding RNA methyltransferase: MANKRYSCIGLFNPKSAENVGSVMRAAGCYGVNSVFYTGKRYERARDFVTDTKRVHYDIPLIGIDDLQRIIPLGCTPVAVELVDGARPLPEYTHPDRAIYIFGPEDGSLSEDVRGWCEETIYIPTQGCMNLAATVNVVLYDRMAKGLNTRSGPKFK; this comes from the coding sequence GTGGCGAACAAACGGTACAGCTGCATTGGCCTGTTCAACCCCAAATCGGCCGAGAACGTCGGTTCGGTGATGCGCGCGGCAGGTTGTTATGGGGTCAATTCGGTGTTCTACACCGGCAAGCGCTATGAACGCGCCCGCGACTTCGTCACCGATACCAAGCGGGTGCATTACGACATTCCGCTGATCGGCATCGACGACCTGCAACGCATCATTCCCCTGGGCTGCACACCGGTTGCGGTAGAGCTGGTGGACGGCGCGCGGCCGTTGCCCGAGTACACTCATCCGGACCGGGCGATCTATATCTTCGGGCCAGAGGACGGTTCGTTGAGCGAGGACGTGCGTGGTTGGTGCGAAGAGACAATCTACATTCCGACCCAGGGGTGCATGAACCTGGCGGCGACAGTGAACGTGGTGCTGTATGACCGCATGGCCAAGGGGCTCAATACCCGCTCGGGGCCTAAGTTCAAGTAG
- a CDS encoding IS3 family transposase (programmed frameshift): protein MTKYDLALKQALIEECLSARSVHEVALRHSLSASLLRRWIKGYEQHGAAGLATKYSHYDAQFKLKVLQCIEQDGLSAQQACIQFDIRGPSSIRQWKRLYDEGGLEALHPHRARESSMPRKASEQPNVSPAKPADAELTPKQMLEELEYLRAENAYPKKARCLDPSGSTHCATKKAQAVQGLRHEHRLALLLRAAGLARSTFYYQSKALVADKHAALKERIKSVYHRHKGRYGYRRITAVLGCHGEVINHKKVQRLMQLMDLKSLVKVKKYRSYRGSEGLVASDLLKREFKAEAPNQKWVTDVTEFKVKGQKLFLSPVMDLYNGEILAYQINPRPEFKMVSAMLEQAFERLNPDDKPILHSDQGWQYRQPAYRHMLGRKKIQQSMSRKGNCLDNAAMESFFGTLKSEFFYLQSFESVEQLASGLEDYIAYYNQERISLRLNGLSPVQFRTQALNP from the exons ATGACGAAATACGACCTAGCGCTCAAGCAAGCACTCATCGAGGAGTGTCTTTCTGCCCGGAGTGTTCATGAGGTGGCACTGAGGCATAGCCTGAGTGCATCGCTGCTGCGCCGTTGGATAAAGGGCTATGAGCAACACGGTGCTGCAGGTCTGGCTACCAAGTACAGCCACTACGACGCCCAGTTCAAGTTGAAGGTTTTGCAGTGCATCGAGCAAGACGGACTGTCAGCCCAGCAAGCCTGCATACAGTTTGATATTCGTGGCCCGAGTAGCATCAGGCAATGGAAAAGGTTGTACGATGAAGGCGGACTAGAAGCACTTCACCCGCATCGTGCCCGAGAATCCAGTATGCCCCGCAAAGCATCAGAACAACCCAACGTAAGCCCTGCTAAGCCTGCAGATGCTGAGTTGACACCTAAGCAAATGCTCGAAGAGCTGGAGTATTTACGTGCGGAGAATGCCTATC CTAAAAAAGCTCGATGCCTTGATCCAAGCGGATCCACGCACTGCGCAACCAAGAAAGCGCAGGCTGTCCAAGGATTGAGGCATGAACATCGACTGGCTCTGCTGTTACGTGCTGCAGGGCTGGCACGCAGTACCTTCTATTACCAAAGCAAAGCCTTGGTGGCCGACAAGCATGCGGCCCTCAAAGAACGCATCAAGAGTGTCTATCACAGGCATAAGGGGCGGTACGGCTATCGCCGCATCACCGCCGTGCTTGGGTGCCATGGCGAGGTGATCAATCACAAGAAGGTGCAGCGGTTGATGCAGTTAATGGATCTGAAATCGCTGGTAAAAGTGAAGAAATATCGCTCCTACCGAGGTTCCGAAGGGCTTGTTGCATCTGATCTGCTCAAGCGTGAGTTCAAGGCGGAAGCCCCTAATCAGAAATGGGTAACCGATGTGACAGAGTTCAAGGTGAAAGGGCAGAAGCTGTTTCTTTCGCCTGTGATGGACCTGTACAACGGCGAAATTCTTGCCTATCAGATCAATCCGCGCCCTGAGTTCAAGATGGTGTCGGCGATGTTGGAGCAAGCTTTCGAGCGGCTGAACCCAGATGACAAACCGATATTGCACTCCGATCAGGGCTGGCAATACCGACAGCCCGCTTATCGACATATGCTGGGCAGAAAGAAAATACAACAGAGTATGTCGCGTAAGGGTAACTGCCTGGACAATGCCGCGATGGAAAGCTTCTTTGGCACACTCAAGAGCGAGTTTTTCTATTTGCAATCGTTTGAGAGTGTTGAACAACTGGCGTCAGGCCTTGAGGACTACATCGCCTACTACAACCAAGAGCGTATAAGTCTAAGACTGAATGGCTTGAGTCCGGTACAATTTCGGACCCAAGCGCTGAACCCATAG
- a CDS encoding YgaP-like transmembrane domain, whose product MHDIHPTTNPQQHNVHGLERASSLAGGALMISKGLRQGGLLGMLQVAVGGLALARGVSGHCSTKAWWQRHRAEYLRLHRDIECGAAELKALQASAEAATRTATVTGG is encoded by the coding sequence ATGCACGATATCCATCCCACAACGAATCCACAGCAACACAATGTCCACGGCCTGGAACGCGCCAGCTCCCTAGCCGGTGGTGCGCTGATGATCAGCAAAGGCCTGCGCCAAGGCGGCCTGCTGGGCATGCTGCAAGTGGCCGTGGGCGGCCTGGCCCTGGCCCGCGGTGTGAGCGGTCATTGCTCGACCAAGGCCTGGTGGCAGCGCCATCGCGCCGAATACCTGCGCCTGCATCGGGATATCGAATGCGGGGCGGCCGAACTCAAGGCCCTGCAGGCCAGCGCCGAGGCCGCGACCCGTACCGCGACGGTGACCGGCGGATGA
- a CDS encoding YcgN family cysteine cluster protein: MIADTAPFWRRKTLDQLDPQEWESLCDGCGLCCLQKLEDEEDNSVYYTSIACKLLDLDSCACSDYPNRFEQVPDCIQLTPGKADQFKWLPPTCGYRLVSEGKDLPAWHHLVSGDRQQVHEQRISRSGRMLSENDVDEDDWEDHLIFRAG; encoded by the coding sequence ATGATCGCCGATACCGCGCCCTTCTGGCGGCGCAAGACCCTCGACCAGCTCGACCCCCAGGAGTGGGAGTCGCTCTGCGACGGCTGTGGCCTGTGCTGCCTGCAGAAGCTCGAGGATGAAGAGGACAACAGCGTCTATTACACGAGTATCGCCTGCAAGCTGCTCGACCTCGACAGCTGCGCCTGCAGCGATTACCCCAATCGCTTCGAACAGGTGCCTGACTGCATCCAGCTGACCCCGGGCAAGGCCGACCAGTTCAAGTGGCTGCCGCCGACCTGTGGTTACCGCCTGGTCAGCGAGGGCAAGGACCTGCCAGCCTGGCATCACCTGGTGAGCGGGGATCGCCAGCAGGTGCATGAGCAACGCATTTCCCGGTCGGGGCGCATGCTCAGTGAAAACGATGTGGATGAAGACGACTGGGAAGACCACCTGATCTTTCGCGCGGGTTGA
- a CDS encoding nitroreductase family protein — protein MSATPRIADYAINEQFINRWSPRAFSDEPISQETLLSFLEAARWAPSAYNSQPWRFLYARRDTPSWARYLAILNEFNRSWAQHASALVLIISKTTFAAPGTEEEKPALWHTFDTGSAWGHLALQASISGWHTHGMAGFDQDLARRELKIPEGYALHAMVAIGKLGDKATLAEGLQAREVPSPRRPLSELAAEGEFSL, from the coding sequence ATGAGCGCCACCCCACGCATCGCCGACTATGCCATCAACGAGCAGTTCATCAACCGCTGGTCGCCCCGCGCCTTCAGCGACGAGCCGATCAGCCAGGAAACCCTATTGAGCTTCCTCGAGGCCGCGCGCTGGGCGCCTTCGGCCTACAACTCGCAGCCTTGGCGCTTCCTCTACGCCCGCCGCGACACGCCGAGCTGGGCGCGCTACCTGGCGATCCTCAACGAGTTCAACCGCAGCTGGGCGCAGCACGCCTCGGCGCTGGTGCTGATCATCTCCAAAACCACCTTTGCCGCGCCAGGCACCGAAGAAGAGAAGCCGGCCCTGTGGCACACCTTCGACACAGGCTCCGCCTGGGGCCACCTGGCGCTGCAGGCCAGCATCAGCGGCTGGCACACTCACGGCATGGCCGGTTTCGACCAGGACCTGGCCCGTCGCGAGCTGAAGATCCCCGAAGGCTATGCGCTGCACGCGATGGTGGCGATCGGCAAGCTGGGCGACAAGGCGACCCTGGCCGAAGGCCTGCAGGCCCGCGAAGTGCCGAGCCCGCGCCGGCCGCTGAGCGAACTGGCGGCCGAGGGTGAGTTCAGCCTGTAA
- a CDS encoding D-2-hydroxyacid dehydrogenase has translation MRVLIAEQDHAHYARLLRELAPDLEVLTSGDSAELARFAPECPVWLGQPDLLASLLRQGHKPQWMQSTWAGITPLLADGLPRDYRLTRAVGIFGQVMAEYMLTYLLGHEREVLSRLVSQVERRWDDRPGRTLEGRRVLIVGTGDIGQRVAEFLQPFGVILYGVASSAREQAPFVEVAGLDQLPRLVGEVDYVLNLLPDTPATHDLYDAALFKRFKPSALFINAGRGVAVVDADLVEALKQGHLAGAVIDVCRQEPLPQRHPFWTAWGLLLTGHSSAPTSPLAMVRLFVENARAYAAEQALRGEVDFTRGY, from the coding sequence ATGCGTGTTCTGATCGCTGAACAGGATCATGCCCACTACGCTCGCCTGCTGCGCGAGCTGGCACCGGACCTGGAGGTCCTGACCAGCGGCGATTCCGCCGAGCTGGCGCGTTTCGCTCCCGAGTGCCCGGTGTGGCTGGGCCAGCCGGACCTGCTGGCCAGCCTGCTGCGCCAGGGCCACAAACCCCAGTGGATGCAGTCGACCTGGGCTGGTATCACACCGCTGTTGGCCGACGGCCTGCCGCGTGACTACCGCCTGACCCGCGCTGTGGGAATCTTTGGCCAGGTGATGGCCGAGTACATGCTCACCTATCTGCTGGGCCATGAACGCGAGGTGTTGTCGCGCCTGGTCAGCCAGGTCGAGCGGCGTTGGGACGACCGCCCGGGGCGCACCCTGGAAGGGCGCCGGGTGCTGATCGTCGGCACCGGCGACATTGGCCAGCGGGTGGCGGAGTTCCTGCAGCCGTTCGGCGTCATCCTCTACGGCGTGGCCAGCAGTGCCCGCGAGCAGGCGCCGTTTGTCGAGGTGGCTGGGCTCGATCAGTTGCCGCGCTTGGTCGGCGAGGTCGACTACGTGCTCAACCTGCTGCCCGATACCCCGGCGACCCACGACCTGTACGATGCGGCACTGTTCAAGCGCTTCAAGCCCAGCGCGCTGTTCATCAATGCCGGGCGCGGTGTGGCGGTGGTCGATGCCGATCTGGTCGAGGCGCTAAAGCAGGGGCACCTGGCCGGGGCGGTGATCGATGTCTGCCGCCAGGAGCCGTTGCCACAGCGCCATCCGTTTTGGACCGCCTGGGGGTTGCTGCTGACCGGGCACAGCTCGGCACCCACCTCGCCGCTGGCGATGGTGCGGTTGTTCGTCGAGAATGCGCGGGCGTATGCGGCGGAGCAGGCGCTGCGGGGCGAGGTGGATTTCACTCGCGGTTATTGA
- a CDS encoding YcgL domain-containing protein: MKRICSIYKSPRKNEMYLYVLKAEGLTRVPEGLLPFFGTPVHAFDLVLTPERKLAREDIAKVLENLDNQGYHLQMPPPEDDYIEHLPEELLRRNDPA; encoded by the coding sequence ATGAAACGTATCTGCTCGATCTACAAGAGCCCCCGCAAGAACGAGATGTACCTCTATGTGCTCAAGGCCGAAGGCCTGACCCGCGTCCCAGAGGGGCTGCTGCCGTTCTTCGGCACGCCAGTTCATGCGTTCGACCTGGTGCTGACCCCCGAGCGCAAGCTGGCCCGCGAGGACATCGCCAAGGTGCTGGAAAACCTCGACAACCAGGGTTACCACCTGCAGATGCCGCCGCCGGAAGACGACTATATCGAGCACCTGCCCGAAGAGCTGTTGCGTCGTAACGACCCGGCCTGA